One genomic window of Halococcus hamelinensis 100A6 includes the following:
- a CDS encoding sugar porter family MFS transporter, with product MSYLDRLANADREHPRFVYVMAFVGALNGLLFGFDTGVIAGALPYIQETFTLSTFLQEVVTVSVLVGAMIGAATGGRLADRFGRRRLTLVGAVIFFVAALGLAVSPSVEWLIGWRIVLGVAVGIASLIGPLYISETAPEDIRGTLGFLQQLMIVVGILVAYVVNAIFAPSLLGIIGWRWMLGFAAVPAVILGVTMFFLPESPRWLVEHDRHDEARDVLSRIRNEADFESEIQRMEEISERESEGSWRDVLEPWIRPALTVGVALAVLQQVTGINTVLYYAPTILQNIGLGSAASLFGTIGIGIVNVALTIVAVYYADRIGRRPLLLVSVGGMTVMLGALGLGFYLPGLSGVVGYFTLGSMILYVAFFALGLGPVFWLLTSEIFPLRVRGTAEGITTFFNWSANLIVSLTFLSLIERFGQTASFWALGFFGVLGFVYIYFRVPETMGRSLEDIEDDLRSNSIMGSDAESSD from the coding sequence ATGAGCTACCTCGACAGACTGGCGAACGCCGACCGGGAGCACCCCCGGTTCGTCTACGTCATGGCGTTCGTCGGGGCGCTCAACGGGCTCCTGTTCGGGTTCGATACCGGCGTGATAGCGGGGGCCCTGCCCTACATCCAGGAGACGTTCACGCTCTCGACGTTCCTCCAGGAGGTGGTCACCGTGAGCGTGCTCGTCGGTGCGATGATCGGCGCGGCGACCGGCGGGCGGCTGGCCGATCGGTTCGGTCGCCGTCGGCTGACGCTCGTCGGCGCGGTGATCTTCTTCGTCGCGGCGCTCGGGCTCGCGGTTTCGCCGTCGGTCGAGTGGCTGATCGGCTGGCGGATCGTGCTCGGCGTCGCGGTCGGGATCGCGTCGCTGATCGGACCGCTCTACATCTCCGAGACCGCGCCCGAGGACATCCGGGGGACGCTCGGCTTCCTCCAGCAGCTGATGATCGTGGTCGGGATCCTCGTCGCGTACGTCGTGAACGCGATCTTCGCGCCCTCGCTGCTCGGCATCATCGGGTGGCGCTGGATGCTCGGGTTCGCCGCGGTACCCGCGGTGATCCTCGGAGTCACGATGTTCTTCCTCCCCGAGAGCCCGCGGTGGCTCGTCGAACACGACCGACACGACGAAGCCCGGGACGTGCTCTCGCGCATCCGGAACGAGGCGGACTTCGAGAGCGAGATCCAGCGAATGGAGGAGATCAGCGAGCGCGAGTCCGAGGGGAGCTGGCGGGACGTCCTCGAACCGTGGATCCGACCCGCACTCACCGTCGGGGTCGCGCTCGCGGTGCTCCAGCAGGTCACCGGGATCAACACCGTGCTCTACTACGCCCCGACCATCCTCCAGAACATCGGTCTCGGCTCGGCCGCGTCGCTGTTCGGGACGATCGGCATCGGGATCGTGAACGTCGCGCTCACGATCGTCGCGGTCTACTACGCCGACCGGATCGGCCGGCGGCCGCTGTTGCTCGTCAGCGTCGGCGGCATGACGGTGATGCTCGGCGCGCTCGGTCTCGGCTTCTACCTCCCCGGTCTGTCGGGCGTCGTGGGCTACTTCACGCTCGGCAGCATGATCCTCTACGTCGCGTTCTTCGCGCTCGGCCTCGGACCGGTGTTCTGGCTGTTGACCTCCGAGATCTTCCCGCTCCGCGTCCGCGGGACCGCCGAAGGGATCACGACCTTCTTCAACTGGTCGGCGAACCTCATCGTCTCGCTCACCTTCCTCTCGCTGATCGAGCGCTTCGGCCAGACGGCCTCGTTCTGGGCCCTCGGGTTCTTCGGGGTGCTCGGCTTCGTCTACATCTACTTCCGCGTGCCCGAGACGATGGGTCGCTCGCTCGAAGACATCGAGGACGACCTCCGGTCGAACAGCATCATGGGCAGCGACGCCGAATCGTCCGACTGA